TACACATGTTTATTACAATATCCAATGCTCTCTATTCATTTGCTCAACAAATCTTTGGTCAAGTCTCGAGAGTCAAATGCGGACCCAAAAATAAGACCTAGTGATGTAACCTGGTCGTAAGGTTGAATCAGTAGATTTCCCACTGATGCAAGGTTTTGTTCGATGTCAATTTGCTTcaattttcaagattttcaCTGTACTTATCGTCATCCAaagattttgagaaaaaaattgcgttcTCCACGAAATTCCATAAATCACATGTTCTTcaaaatttctgttttttttttcttcttattctgtATCACATAAAACTGGGGACTTCAATATGACTATTGATTCTTTTCAGAAGTACTGACAGTCCTAGCTTGAAAACAGTTTAGTTCACACTGTACCTGCATGTGCTCATGAATGCATTCTTCAAGTTTACGTTCAAGCCTGTGGGTGATGTCACCGGTATGGCTTTCCTGAGCATTCCCCATGAGGCGAACAATACGTCTTCCGTCTTGTAACTCCCTTGACATGACAGAGAGTTTCCCTTTAATGCCCTTGTGATGAACTTGCAAACTCAGAATGTCTTTCTTCAACCGAGTACTGAAAAGAACAGGCATGAATTTGAAATCAAAGTGAATTTTTTCAGAGTGACAATGCTAAAAAAGAAACAAGGTACATTTGGAAAGAAGAAATGATTGCACGATAAGAAATAAATTCGGCCGAGTCTAAGCGGCATTAAGGTCATTCTACAtgagtaaaaatcatttccaaaaaCTTACAAGACAACATCCTACATTCTCATTCATTTACAGAACATGTGGCATGTATAAGAACAGAAAATTAACTGACAATATAGATATCTTTACCACTTACAATTAAGCAGTCTTCAACGATAAATATATTCAGAAATGCATTAAAACTCATACCTTTAGTGTTGTAGGTTTaagatttcataatttcacaCAAATGAATTCATGGTAAGCTCTTTTTGGGCAGAGTGGGGAAAAGTGcagtaaaactaaaaataatgacACAGTTTACGATGTTAATGGCGATGGGGCACATCGGGTTGAGCAAAGCAATCATGTGGTAAGCAACTGTTTCCTGTTGTACCATTGTGTATACCCTTGAAAGTGCTGCATCACCACTAAAAACTAATCAGCCACATGAATCAAGATGAATCATTCTATCAAGTTACTgaatattacatgcattttgtaATTGATTACATGATTTGAGGAGGAAAATCGAATAGTCTttctttgaaaaagaaaaaaacttacCGAATTGTTACAAAGTACAAATCAAACAGCTGATGCATGTTGTGTATCAGCTTCTGTCGTAGCTGAAGGATGTGTCCCGTGGCCAAAGCCCCCTGAAAGGTAACAATTACACAACTCTCAAAATGAGAATACTGATAATATCTCTCTGCAATACCATTGTATAATACAGTCAAGTGACCCTAACCTAAACCAGGAATCTGGAACCTAACCTTAACAGACCCTTATTAAAATAAGGGTAATCTTCAAGGATTCATTTTGTTTCCCTACATCTCTGTTAATAGCAaagaataaatttatcttataaCTTAagctattaaaaaatataccaaactTTTTCTCACCTACAATAACAAATTcacattaaaaattattattcagaAGACTCGTTACCTCATTATGTCTTATTCACATTTATTTCTCAAAAGTGGAAAATGACAAGTTGATTTaaaagtgtatatatatacatgtgagGAAAAGTTTGAGGCCATTTTAAACAAAGAATATATTtcacagatttttttaaatattaataatatcatatatatttttaaccaccCTCTCCTTTTACCaccgtgtaaaaaaaaatggacttTAACATTATTCATCTCATTATTTACAATAAAGAACCATGTATTTCAATTGTTGGGAATAGAATCGACATGGAAATTTACCTTGGCTATTGGGTAATCAAGCTGTGTAGAAAATCTAGGTCGAAGAACAGGCATGGTAGctgtaaaatgaaacaaattacaaaaatatattgcatCATACctctcataaaaaaaattgtttgtaatattcctttgcttttcaaaaGGTGAATCAACAATGcaatatataaattatgaaatatttgtctAAAGTCTGAAAGAAAGAATGTATTGCGCAACTGTTCTGCAACGCTGCCTTCGTGAACTTTACTTACTGATAACTGCATCCAAGACATGTTAAGACATGTGCAGTATAATCCCATAATGTAATCAAGACAATTTTGAAAAcatatcaaggtcaaatgtttgaaattaaaaacCACTGATAATACCAGCTTATATCGGTCACATACTATACACTTCATTTCTCAATATCATTGGGTAATTTGAAACACCTAATACAAACCATATAACCGCCTGGTACTTCTACAGATAAAAGCAGTACTTAAAATTTTGAAGGTGATCAAATAACTACAATACTATCATCTTATTTTGTCATATGTTCCTTTATCACCAAAATATAAggatttcaaagcaaaattcAGACAAAAGCAGAGTGCAATAGTTTTAACAATAAGGTATATAAATCATTATTACATGTTGCTATTCACATTGATATAGATAAACATTTTTGCTATTGCTTGGAAAATGACCTCTCTACCTGACAGAATTCCAAGCTCATTTTGATGATTAATCAACAGATACTAATTTCCAACTAGAACACTTTGGCATACATGCtccatttatacaaacaaacaaacatttgaGAGTTACTTTGTTGGATTATGTTCAATTGTACTTTGTAACTTTAATACAACTGTAAGTATGTTTAATGAGAAATTCAGGAGAAGGCCAATCTCCAAACTCTAATAAATCTTTATTTTAGTTGAAAGGCTACAATTTTACTGAAAAGAAGCCCAATATTGTAATGAAGCTGGAATCTATTgaatattgccccccccccaaaaaaaaaaccctaaaaCAATCACGTTGTACTGATTTCTAATCTCAccgaataataaaaaaatcaaaataagagTAAACAACAATGTATATACTGAGGTGAAGGAAATTTATTGTTATGGTCATGCCGTGACCACCCAAGACACCCCTGGCCAATAAACAAAAACCAATCTCTACTTACCGACAAAAGGAGGAGTGATCTGATGGGGGATATGGATCTGCTCCTTATTGGACAGCACGATGGGGTTGGCTTCGGAGGTGATGGGATACCTATGGACGGGGGAAGTTCCATCCGGTTTGAAGGCATCACCGTTATACAAGATGGACTGTTTGGTGGCTGGGAGTTTGGTTTGCGATGCTATGTGCTCTTGAAACTCAGCAAACCTGGATGATAGAGTACAAAAAAATTTTATGGTGAAGCTTCtgatacaatttttaaaaaaatgtatttcaataacATAGCAATTATAAGCAACAAGTGACGTGGTAATTTCCTGTGATAGCAGTCCAGGGCTCCTGTACCATGAAGCTTGGCAATTGTCATACAATCATATTTTGCACTTCACTGcaaatgattaatgaattatacgatcaatcactaattgTTATAATACAGGGTCAAGGAAAtctataaaatggtgatttagaaTGATAGTCAAACCTGCAAGAGCTTCtttatgtttttgttgtttggtttgattgttgttgttgttgtttttttttttggggggggtgttttttcacatcaaaacttcattttcaaatatgacCCCTACTTTTCAACAACAATCTAGTATCAAAAGCTCAAACAGTAAAGGGATAATGCATAAATAATTCTAATGGCTGATTATTTTGGATTTATTGTGCAAGAACATTtcatttactctttttttttctctcaaattatGACCGATGGTGCTAGAGAAGAATTTAAGCAGATTATGATTACCACGATGGTTTACTTTGAATATGGGACCTTCGAACTTTAAAAGAATAATCAAAACAACTGCATACTTACATGTCAGTGGGACTACAGTAGATCTTCAGGAAGGATGCCTCACAGACCCAGAATATGTCAATGACCGTCTTGTTGGTGATTCTCTGAGATTCTTCAAAGAACCGTTGGAAGGAAAATACCTTGGTGGGATTACACTCCAGCAGGCCAGCCAGCAGGGGTGTAAGCAACTTCCTCAGGCCTCTGAAATAAAAAGTCATTGTCCAAGTATGTTACAGAAGAAattcagaaattttgaaaacatacACGTATAGGTAATATTTGAGAGCATCTACGAGGCGTTTCGTCAACATTTGTTGTCTAAAAAGTTGTCAGAGCTGACAACtttactttgattttgattggctgagataGCACAGGTGTCTGTTACCATAGAAACCGTTGGATTATGACAATTTGTTTGTGCTGACAACTTTAATGAAATGGTCCTGCTCCGTATCAAATCTAACAGGCCATGTGTGCTACACAAAATCCactatttcatgtatttgtcattTATTACATAACAGGCTAAACATGCAGCACCCATCTGTTTCTTGAATTAACATGAACAACAAAATCCCGCTATTTGATTTCAACATTTCACAGATAAACAATATCTAAATTCATTGCATGTAGGGTTTGAAACAGTAGCTTGGAACGTGTCatcaattattttgatgaaaagggGCTCTGGAGGGTACCAAATTTGGCATCTTGTTATTGATCTCACTCGCAATTTTGCTATCAGCCGATCAGAAGCTAGGATATCAGTAGTTTAAAACAGTTGTCAGTACATGACTAACACAATCTCCATGAATCGCTCCCCTCCTCCCTGTGAGTAACAGGCTATCAACTTACCCAGAGAGACGGCAAGTCTCTGGCAGTTCCCGACTCCAGGTGATCTCGTGGTCGCCAGGACCAGTCTGCACTCCGCTGATGACCCCTTCGGCTTTCTTGGTGGTCAGATAAAACCTGATGGACataatcaagataatagtgGAAATGAATGCAGAGAAACCTGAAAACTATTGGCTGAACTTGTATCTTGCTCCAACAAGGGCAGCAAACCCTGCGAGACAAGGGCCCTTCACATAAATTATATGATTAACTAAAACTACACTTTTGTTGTAAAACAgtacaaaaaaaacaaataataatgtaaatactgattgattgattttatctcATTATAATACAGGATCAAGAGTGCATAAGCACAATGAATAAAGATGCATTAACTCTTTGCCTACTGAACCAGGTGGTCCCTGGCTAAAGTCTTTGGAAATTAAAGAATTCAGAAGCCAAGGGTTCAAGGATCATGTCTCACATTGGGATGTAATCAATCACAAATATGAGATTAATCACCACTTTGTAGTTCAGAAATGGAGTTCAGATCGATCTTAAAGCTGTacttgatataataataataataataatcgtcagtttttgtatagcgcataacacaaaACAAATAAGTCTCTATGCGCTTGATATAAATACATCACAGCTCTTTATATAACAGGGCAGGCCAAGATCAactcctggggcctgttgcataaaactttttaccagagaaaactctggtaaaaattgaaaaccaaggttagtctgatttctgccattgactttaacacagggcaaaaactccggtaaaaacaacctgagttttctcaggtacaaagttttatgcaacggaccccagataGCATTCATTAAACCAGACAATTGCACcgctaaaaaaaataatctacaGCAAAAGCCTTCCTAGCATGGCCGCATTTAAAACTTTAATATAGAGAAAAGTCTCaatcatgaaaaacaataaatgataataacaaaatgaagagaaaaggaaagtcAAACCATTGTAAACACACAACAGCGCGCCCCTCCTAACCATTGTCTTATCAAATTTTCCAGCACCACAAGACAAAGAGTTGGCTTGACTTACATCATGCGTGAGTTTTTCCGTCCTCCTTGTGGTCTGAAGGGCAACTGACCGGTAGCCAGATGATAGAGCGTGGCTCCTATGCTCCAGAGATCGATCCGAGCATCGAAGGGCAACGCTGCTGGTTTCTTCAGTACTGCTCTTTCAAAGACATTGGGATGCTGTCAACAGAGAAAGAGAGGTATATACTTAAGTCTAGTCAAACCTGCTTCAGCAACCACCTCTATCTAAAGATCGCACATTTGGTTTCCATTGAATAGAATtcccattgaaacatgtattaagaaaaaaaacctgtcaATAAAGACTACCAGCTAAAAAGACAAGAAAAGCGGATTCACCGCAATGATTATCATACAAGTGTAATTtacatcccaccgctgccacagTAATTAATTATCAGGACCCTTCCAGGTAAAATGAAGCAGGGTTTCTACAGAACACTTTAACACtagccaatatatatatatatatggcatTAAAAAACTCAATAACAATTTATCAGTGCTCAAACCTAGGAATACGTTATTTACCTGAAaaatatcatcttcatcatccatGTAGGTTTTTCCAAAAATATTCTAAAGAACATTTAATGAAGCGATTTGTCAGAGACTTTTACTGACAGTTGTTAAATTCTTGCAACTGAAGAATAAGAAATAATTTGTGACTTGCTTTAATCAAGATAATTGCTCTACTGTTATTATATAAACTAGGCTTAGTAGTAATAACACATACAGAGTAAAAATTTCCCTTCCAAATAAACAATCTACTTACTAAATATTCTTCGGTGCCATGGAGACTGGTGAAGTTCTCATCGTCCGTAAGCTGTCGTGCAGCACCAAAGTCTGCGAGCTTGTAGATGGTTTGACCATGCTCATCCTTGAAGCACATGATGTTCCCGGGCTTCACATCGCGATGAGCCACACCATTGTCACGCAGGTACTTGATGCCAGCAGctatggaaagaaaagaagaaacatCCATCATCAGTAGAACCCAATAGTGGATTTAATAAGCTTGAtgtgaaaatgatttaaacTTGAAGTGTTGTTCCTCTTCCCAAAGCTGAGATTAGTTTCAACCTGTTGAGCAAACACATTTTGTCAAAACTGGAGATTTAAACAATCCCCTCCATACATACTGCAGACCAGAAAGCCATGCTGTAATTTCAGACAAGCATGGAATCCATTATTGAAAGATAAGGTAGTATTAAGTGAAGGACGTCATAGGAGGATATCGTGCAGAAAAAAAGTCAGAACCCATTTTTAATAGGTAAAATACTAATGAAGTTATGACAGATACAGTAATAAGTTTACTATCAATATCCATGGATATATAAGTCATAAAATATATGCAtggatatattttattcattaaatatatCCATGGATATATTCAACTCCTTAAATAAATCCATGGATATATTTCACAGGTAAAATATATCCATGAATATATTTAAGGAGGTTTTCCCACCAACCAACTTGTCAGTGGGATCTAGCCACTTACTAATGTCAGCAAGAACTTGAAAGAATACTTTCTCGGCGAGACCATTGGCATTTTCAGGTTTTTCAAGCACATCGTAGAGACTGCCTCCGGTACAAAGTTCCATCATAAGTATGTTCTCTTTGGAGATTTgctgaaaatgacatggaagAAGCAAATTTAAGAagcaataaaatgaatatcacattaagaaaataaagaagagtgCTCTAGCAATACAGTTATATCAAAACCCAGGTTTTAACTTACATCTTTTTCTATAGCCTCAAGACAGACGATGTTCTTGTTGCGTAGTCCAAGCAATAGCTGCGATTCCCTCTCCATGTCTGTTCCCATTCTGAATAAGTTCGGTGTGTGCGGCACTTTACATGCTACCCGTTTTCCAGatttctgcaaaaaaaaagaggtgatttaatttgaatttaatactATAGGGCAACAACACTGATATTTCTATTTCTAACTCTACTTGTTTCTATACTTGGCTAACATACAGATCCAGAAATAGAAATGAGGTATTGAACAAAAATCATTTGCGGCCCAAAGGCCGAATTATAGATTTTCAAACATAAAAGCAAATACGCAAATATACATCAAAATTACGAcaacataatgaaaaaaggaaaatgaacaattccaaaatacattaaaaaataataacaatcacATGCCTGAGGTAAATATTACATACATTATTGTGAAATAAATCACCATTGTAGAATTATCGTTTTTACAACCATTTATTAGTTAATTCATTATCCTAATTAATCTaagatttcattattatttttatcattactatttatattactatcatttttatcattcacGTTATTATCATAAGAGGGGAAGAACTAGAATAAGAATGAAACaagaatataataaaaaatcattatatgtaataatattttcttttaaaatattccCACTTGTTATAAATTAATTGCGCTTCTATAAATAAACTCCCCAAAATATTATAGTTAAGGAATCATcacctctctctttttttttggggggggggtgggaattACAGATACCcacaattaaacaaaatattatatttgatgTTTTCCATAAATTATCTTCAACAATATCTGGAAACTGCTCAAATttgtttctgaacatgagaagTGTGGAAGAGATATAACTGCATCACTTACGATGATGCACGTTACGACTCTTGTCTCGAGCATTGCCACTACCAATAGATGTCGGGCAGGTTGTAAATCTAGACAAGATGGCAACTTCACATACTTTGCAAGATTTTAGAGTGTTTTAAAGTAGTGTTGGACAATATTACTGGGAACAACTATTGAAAATCTTAGATGCTTATTTATGACATATAAAAGCAAAAGAGGACTGTTTATTAATTCTTAAGTATCTGAATATCACAAATGTCAAACCCCATCCAATGTACCTTGTGTCTTCCTCCATATACTTTGCTTGTAGCTCCTTGTCCAAGCGGTGTGTCCAAGAAGATAATAAAACTTGGTGTACTTCGTATGTTTGGCACCGGTTGGCGTGCTGCTCTGCCATGATGTTCCATAACCTATCAAAATGACAATCATTAATGAGGCTCATTATTACCATTTATTTCCTAATTTGCAAAGAAATAACTGCTATAAATTTTGTTAATCTGTTAAATCAATGTATAGTGAGaccaccacatatcgaccacctcttttgaaaccgaccacctcgCGCGCATTTAAATTGTTGCAtatattacaaacgatacgcgtgggagagtaggcgcagtgtccataggaaCGGTAAGAATCAATTTtacaagagaaaaagaagggggaaaaagtaaaaatctagtagaatttatcaaaattgttttgactaGACTAGACCCGAACCCCGCcgattttctgcacaaatgagacgaaaactagGTAAAAGTGATAAATATTATCGCAGATATGATGCTTAGaaaattaggtggtcgataaggtgtagttccaaccatacatGATCTATATCTAGTTTGTAAAACCTTGACTTGGGAACTAGTTGCTCATCAGGCAGAActatttggagaaaaaaaaagcatggtAAAAAAGTTCATTTTTTGCATTGTTTTTTACATTAGGCATGAATCAATGGTCCAATTCCCATGGACTCACCGGAGGTTAACAAAAAAAGCCTATAGTATAGTTTGCCTTTTATTTCTCGTTCGTCCTTGTTCGCACATACCGTACGCACACAATGCACTGCAACTAGCAAGTCGAGTGCAACGCATCTAACTCTAACAGATtcgaacatgcattttatgcaaCAGCCAACAACATGCAATT
This genomic interval from Lytechinus pictus isolate F3 Inbred chromosome 3, Lp3.0, whole genome shotgun sequence contains the following:
- the LOC129257906 gene encoding serine/threonine-protein kinase TBK1-like isoform X1 is translated as MEHHGRAARQPVPNIRSTPSFIIFLDTPLGQGATSKVYGGRHKKSGKRVACKVPHTPNLFRMGTDMERESQLLLGLRNKNIVCLEAIEKDQISKENILMMELCTGGSLYDVLEKPENANGLAEKVFFQVLADITAGIKYLRDNGVAHRDVKPGNIMCFKDEHGQTIYKLADFGAARQLTDDENFTSLHGTEEYLHPNVFERAVLKKPAALPFDARIDLWSIGATLYHLATGQLPFRPQGGRKNSRMMFYLTTKKAEGVISGVQTGPGDHEITWSRELPETCRLSGGLRKLLTPLLAGLLECNPTKVFSFQRFFEESQRITNKTVIDIFWVCEASFLKIYCSPTDMFAEFQEHIASQTKLPATKQSILYNGDAFKPDGTSPVHRYPITSEANPIVLSNKEQIHIPHQITPPFVATMPVLRPRFSTQLDYPIAKGALATGHILQLRQKLIHNMHQLFDLYFVTIRTRLKKDILSLQVHHKGIKGKLSVMSRELQDGRRIVRLMGNAQESHTGDITHRLERKLEECIHEHMQYELQSKEIGEILEYLHVEVHFSDELDVTWDPAQGCNLQHEKCIDELLHLTNETEDIYKRFTRDKKTGKISYNEEQIHKMEKLNLGELMKKIMACNGQCEERWRAQHRKLMVCHNKAYSQRQKLMEADKCLAPLVQQCNVLELTVSDLHAQCWQIVEAKPTIRDVKGHRVYEAPKEILLSASTQTSLPKEETPSQRTSLLIDHHYDQLTKGGKPLVMGRSSNVIQKTPYTAAIDRSSYQHPEPYQTATALSAPTCGTSHFRFDAPSGLARSSPPVLVARGISRSAPDPPTELYAGDPSRGAIGGIQDMRYPAGDYRKAGEPRMIEVSKELKKRVRDYTKESNDTDRLQRDLARFTQLELDDLSLGAPPEMPPQFTEDSSLLYTLTGGMDEGDESILADLDIKRPPASYLSGTE